CACCAAACACAACTACCTGGTGCGTGACATCGCCGAACTGCCGCAGGTAATTTGCGATGCGTTTCGCATTGCGCAGTCCGGCCGCCCTGGCCCGGTGTGGATAGATATTCCTAAAGATGTGCAGACGGCGGAAATCACCCTGAGCGAACTGCCGGAACCTGGCTACAAAACCCCGGCCCCGGCCTGGAATGCGCAGGCGGTGCGCGAAGCCGCAGAGATGATCAATGCCGCGCAGCGTCCGGTGCTCTATCTCGGTGGCGGGGTAATCAATGCGCCGCAGCAGATTCGTCATCTGGCGGAGAAAGCCAACCTGCCGACCACCATGACGCTGATGGCGCTCGGCATGCTGCCGAAGCAACACCCGCTGTCGCTGGGCATGCTGGGGATGCATGGCGCACGCAGCACCAACTTTATCCTGCAAGAGGCGGATTTACTGGTGGTGCTTGGGGCGCGTTTTGATGACCGGGCAATTGGTAAAACAGAGCAGTTCTGCCCGAATGCCAAAATTATCCATGTCGATATCGACCGCGCGGAGCTGGGCAAAGTGAAGCAGGCGCATGTAGCGATCCAGGGCGATGTCGGCGAAGTGCTTGACGCGCTGATCCCGCACGTTGAGGCGCACTCCCGCCACGCCTGGCGTAACACGGTTGAGCAACTGCAACGCGAGTTTCCGGGCGCCATTCCGCAGGGCGGCGATCCGCTGAGCCACTACGGTCTGATCAACGCCGTTGCGGCTTGCGTTGATGATAACGCCATTATTACGACCGATGTGGGCCAGCACCAGATGTGGACGGCACAGGCGTACCCGCTTAACCGCCCGCGTCAGTGGCTGACTTCCGGCGGCCTGGGCACCATGGGTTTTGGTCTCCCTGCCGCCATTGGTGCCGCGCTGGCGAACCCGGATCGCAAAGTTATCTGCTTCTCCGGCGATGGCAGCCTGATGATGAACATTCAGGAAATGGCCACCGCCGCAGAGAATAACCTCGATGTGAAGATAGTGTTGATGAACAACGAAGCACTGGGGTTGGTTCACCAGCAGCAGAGCCTGTTTTATAAATCTGGCGTGTTTGCGGCAACCTATCCGGGGATGGTTAATTTTATGCAGATCGCCGCAGGTTTCGGCCTGCAAACGTGTGATTTAAACGCCGCAGCCGATCCGCAGGCCGCGTTGCAGGAGATCATCGCCCGTCCTGGCCCGGCGTTGATCCATGTCCGTATCGACCCGCAAGAAAAAGTTTATCCGATGGTACCGCCGGGCGCGGCAAATACAGAAATGGTGGGGGAATAAGCCATGCAAACAACTGATAACGTCATTCTCGAACTCACCGTGCGTAACCATCCGGGCGTCATGACGCATGTTTGCGGGCTGTTCGCGCGCCGAGCATTCAACGTGGAAGGTATTCTCTGTTTACCGCTACAAAATGGCGAACAGAGCCGCATCTGGCTACAGGTTGCCAACGACCAGCGGCTGGAGCAGATGATAAGCCAGATCGACAAACTGGAAGATGTGGTGCAAATCATCCGTCACCAGAGCGATCCGGGCGTGTTTAACAAACTGGGGCTGTTCTTCGAGTAATCGCGCTATTTATGCGAAGCGCCCGGTAAGCCGATAATTAACTGTCGGCTTACGGCTGTTTTTACGGCTGTGCGTCAGAGGGGATTTCCCCGTATGATGAGCCTCTTTTACGCACCGGGAGCAGGTATGATTTGGTTGATGTTGGCAACGCTGGTGGTTGTTTTTGTGATTGGCTTCAGAGTGTTAACCTCTGATTCCCGGCGGGCGATCCGCCGTCTCACCGACCGGCTTAACATTCAACCCGTTCCGGTGGAATCGATGATGGATCAGATGGGCAAAACGGCGGGCAATGAGTACTTAAGTTACCTGGCGCGCCCGGATGAAGCACATTTGCAAAATGCGGCGCAGGTGCTGCTGATCTGGCAGGTTTCCATTGTCGATAGCAGCGAACAGAACCTGCAATACTGGCACCGGCTGATGCAAAAAGCGCGGCTTGCCGCGCCGATAACCGATGCGCAGGTGCGTCTGGCACTCGGGTTTTTACGCGAGCTGGAGCCGGATACCATCGAACTGAACAACTTCCAACTGCGTTATAACGCCCAGTTTATCCCGCAAGAGGGCGTCCACTGGCTGCACTGATCCCCATCATAAAATGAGTTGCCGAATTGTTAATTGCGTCACAGATGATGAATGTTACACTGCGCGACCTTCACGACGAATAACTAAGCAGGTGACAAATGAGTGAGCAAACTGTGGCGCAACCGGACGCGGTAACCCGTCCTAACTGGTCAGCCGTTTTCGCGGTGGCTTTTTGCGTTGCCTGTCTGATCACCGTGGAGTTTTTACCGGTGAGCCTGCTGACGCCAATGGCGCTGGATTTGGGCGTTTCCGAAGGCGTGGCCGGGCAAACGGTCACGGTAACCGCGTTTGTGGCTATGTTTGCCAGCCTGTTTATTACGACGGTGATCCGCGCCGCCGACAGGCGTTATGTGGTGATCGCCTTTGCGGTACTGCTGACCCTCTCTTGCCTGCTGGTCTCCTTTGCTACTAACTTTACGCTGCTGCTGGCAGGCCGCGCCTGTCTGGGGCTGGCGCTCGGCGGTTTCTGGGCGATGTCGGCTTCGCTGACCATACGTCTGGTGCCGATGCGTACCGTGCCGAAAGCGTTGTCGGTGATTTTTGGCGCAGTGTCGATTGCGTTGGTGATCGCCGCGCCGCTGGGCAGTTTCCTCGGCGGCATTATCGGCTGGCGCAATGTCTTTAACGGTGCGGCGTTGATGGGAGCGATCTGCATTCTCTGGGTGTGGCGGGCGTTGCCGTCGCTGCCGGGCAAAACCGAACATCACGAGAATATGTTTGGCCTGCTCAAACGCCCTGGTGTACTGGCGGGCATGATCGCCATCTTTATGGTCTTCGCCGGGCAGTTCTCGTTCTTTACCTATATTCGTCCGGTATATATGAACCTGGCCGGGTTTAGCGTCGATGGCTTAACGCTGGTGCTGCTGAGCTTTGGTATCGCCAGCTTTGTCGGGACGTCCTTCTCTTCGGTGGTGATGAAGCGTTCGGTCAAAATGGCGCTCGCCCTTGCACCGCTGACGCTGGCTGTCAGTGCGCTGGTACTGATTTTGTGGGGCAGCGATAAAGTCGTTGCTGCGGGGATCGCCATCGTCTGGGGGCTGGGTTTTGCGCTGGTGCCGGTGGGTTGGTCAACCTGGATCACCCGCACGCTTGCCGATCAGGCGGAAAAAGCCGGTTCCATTCAGGTGGCGGTGATTCAGCTTGCCAATACCTGCGGTGCGGCGATTGGTGGTTTCGCGCTGGACCATTATGGTTTGCTGTCGCCGCTGGTGCTCTCTGGCAGCCTGATGCTGCTGACCGCGCTGCTGGTGGCGGCGAAGGTGCGGGTAAAAGCGTAAACGCCACAATTCGCCAGGTGGCGCTGCGCTTACCCGGTCAGAGTGTTCGCGTATTGCACAGCGCGTAGGCCTGATAAGGCGTTGCCGCCATCGGAGAATGTCACGCCGAGGCGCTGGCGAGCCGCATTTTGCGGCGCGAATCCCAGGAGATCAGCAGTACCGACGAGACAATCAACAGCGTGCCAAGCCAGTCCGGTAAAGAGAAAGCAACGCCAAGCAGTACCACCGAGAGCAGTGCGCTGCTCAGCGGTTCCGCGCAGCTCAGAATGCTGGCCTTCGAGCCGCCAATCATCTGCGCGCCTTTCAGATAGAGGCTAAAGGTGAGCGCCGTGCCGATCACCACCAGATAGAAGAACGCCATCAGCAGGTGCCCATCTACCGCCACACTTTCCGCTTGCCCGCCAAAAAACGGCGCCAGCATCAGCCCTGCCAGCAACATACTCCAGCCGACAATCGGCAGTGTGCCGTACCGGGCGATCAGCGCCGAGGGATAAGTGGTATAGAACGCGGCGGAAAACGCCGAAACGATCCCCCACAGCAGCGCTTGCGGTGAGATAGACAGCGACGTCAGATTGCCGTGCGTCACCAGCAGGAAAGTCCCCATCAGTGAGGTGAAAATCGCCGTAACAACCGGCGTGGTGGGGCGTGCTTTACGCACCAGCGCAAGCCAGGTCACGATGATCGTGGGCGATAAAAATTGCAGTACCGTGGCGGTAGCGGCGTTGGATTTTTCGATGGTCAGCAAAAAGGTCAGTTGTACGGTCAGCGCGCCAAACAGTGAGAAGATCAGCAGGCTGATGGCATCTTTACGGTTTTTCAGGATGGCGAAAATTTTATCGCCGTGCACAAAAGAGAGCGTAAGCAAAATGATGCCGGTAAACAGCAGCCGCGTCATGGTTAACCACGGTGACGGGATATGACTTTTCTCCATGATGTACTGCGCGCAAACCCCGGAACTGCCCCATAACACCGCGGCTGCCAGTACATAAAGCATCCCTTTTTTTGTGGAACCCATCTTTTAACCCAACTCTGTCATGCTGATTGCTTATTGATAAGGCGCGCATCATAACACATGTACAGAGATTAACCGGAGGCGGCTGAGGGTGACCGCCTCCGGTTTTACATCAGAACCAGGCTTCCCACATTGCGCCGACGTTAAACGAATCGAGCGTACTGTCGTCGGTGCCATTGACCCGCGCGGTACGTTTGTTATCCACTTCGCCGCCGGTTACGTAGAAGCGCAGCATCGGGCGGAATTCCGGCCCCATCGCAATTGAGATGTTCTGCGACAGCGTCAGTTTCCAGCCGTGGTTATCGCCGCCATTGTCATAGTCGACGCGCTGATAACCGGCTTCCAGCCAGGTTGAATGGACATCGTTCCACCAGTGCATCGGACGAATAATCGCGCCATAGTTGCGGCGGTTATCGGCTTTGTTGGCACTGTTATCGTAATCGTGGAAGGCCAGCAGGTATTCCACCTGGGTTTGCTGGCTGAACTTGTAGTTGCCTTCGAAGCTGGCGTAAATCGCTGTCAGATCGTCGGTTTTGTTGAATACGCTGTTGTCCGCGTTATCGGAATAACGGGCAATCACTTTGTTCACACCGTGGTCATAGGTGTGGCTCAGCACCACGCCGCCCTGCCAGGCGCGCAGGCGGTCTTCGCTTTCGATCGCTTTGGAATCAAAGCCGTAGTTGGCATAGATCTCCAGATCGAGCGGGCCGACCTTCATGCCGTGAATTTTCGAGGTGACGGCATAGTTACCCTTATCCCCAACGTTCGAACTGCCCGTACAGGTGATGCGTGATGGGTTGGCTTCATCCTCCAGTACTTCCGGGCTACAGGATTCCACGGCCGCCACGGCAGCTACGTCAAACTGTACGCCGCCAATATCGAAGTTTTTCACCCCGGCGCCCTGACCATCATGGTTCATCCAGAAGTAGTCGTTGATGCCCTGTTGCGGACGCTGGTGGAAGTCGCGCCCCGCCCAGAAGTAAGCATTCGGGTTCGAGGCCAGCAGGTTGGTTACCCCGGCATAGGCTTTTTTCAGGTTAACTTCATCACCCCAGTGATCGAACATGACGTTAACGTCCCAGATCGCGCCATTATCGCCTCTGAATGCCTTGGAGAGCTGGAACTCGCCGCCGTTGCCTTCGTTACCCAGACGACCAATGGCGGAGGCGCCATTATAGGAACCATCGACGCCGACATATTTCTGATCGCCAGACTGGAAGTGCGCGCCGTAGCGGGCATAGCCGCTGAATTTCACGCCGTAAGGAATGGCTTTATCCGGCTCCTGGGCGGTGGTTTGTGGTTCAACAATGACATCTGCTTTTTTATTGATGGCGGCATCCATTTTGGCCTGCCGTTCCGCCAGCGCTTTATCGACCGCTTTGGCGACAATGGCATCGATTTGCTCTTGCGTAAATTCTTGTGCGAAGGCGGAGCCAGAGCAAAGGGTGGCCGTAACCGCCAGCGCCACTGGAAGTATTTTATTTATTCTCATGGTTATCTCAATTTAGTAAGTTATTCGCAGACAATAGTTACCCTGCGCTGGCAGGGTAAAAATATTGCCATCACCAAAAACTAATATTTATTTTGTAGAGTCGGGTACAGATTAATTAAGATTTACCGTAATCAATTCTCCATTTATTACTGTCGATATAATGAATGCAGTTGAATAATTTCTTCAGATAATTCGCGGGCCAGTAATGACGTCATTAAATGATCCTGGGCATGCACCATAATTAACGTCATTGGCTGACGGCCTTCACCGGCATCCTGCTCAATCAATTGCGTCTGCATTTTGTGCGCCTGGCGCGAATAACCATCGGCCTCGCGCAGCAGGCTGCGGGCTTCTTCAATATTGCCCTCCCTGGCCGAGCGCAGTGCCTCAAAGCACAAGCTACGCGACTGTCCGGCGTTGACGATAATTTCCATTACCGCTTCTTCAAGTGCGACCATAATCATTATTCCTGAGTAAAACCATTAAGCGCGGCGGTGGCGGCAAACCACTCTCCACTTTTCTTAATAGTGCGTTGCTGAGTTGCCAGATCTAATTGCACAAAACCGTAGCGGTTTTTATATGCGTTACACCATGACCAGTTATCAATAAATGTCCACATATGGTAACCAAGACAATTACAGCCTTCGCTGATTCCTTTATGTAGCCATTTCAGGTGATCGCGAACAAAGGTAATACGATAACTATCGTTAATTTGTCCGTTTTCAATAAAGCGTTCTTCATTCTCGACGCCCATACCGTTTTCAGAAATAAAACAGCGTGGGTTGCCATAATTCAGACGCAGATTGGTGAGAATATCGTAAATACCTGGCTCGTAAATTTCCCACCCGCGATACGGGTTCATTTTACGGCCTGGCATTTCGTAATAATCAAACAACCACTCTGGCATAAATGGCGCATCGGGATTGACCGCACTGTCCCGGCACTTTACCCGCCGCGGCTGGTAATAGTTGATGCCGAGCAGGTCGATTTTCCCTTCTGCAATCAGCGAGATATCTTCCGGCTGGCAGGCGGGGAGCTGATCGTACTCTTTGAGCAGCGCCACCAGGTCAGCGGGATACTCGCCGCGCAGTACCGGGTCGAGAAAACTGCGGTTAAACAGCAAATCCGCGTGGTGTGCCGCTTTCACATCCGCAGGATGTTGCGAGCGCGGATAAGACGGCGTCAGGTTCAGCACAATGCCGATGTCGCCGGAGTGGTGCCCGGCGCGAAACGCTCTGACAGCGCTGGCATGAGCCAGTACCGTGTGGTACGCCACCGTCGCCGCGCGTTTGAAATCCACCACGTTCGGGTAATGGAAATCGTACAGATAGCCGCCTTCGACCGGAACGATCGGCTCGTTAAAGGTAAACCAGTGCTGCACCCGATCGCCGAACAGCTCAAAGCAGATTTGCGCGTAGCGGCTAAAAGCCTCAACCACTTCACGGCTTTCCCAGCCGCCTTTCTCCTGCATCACCATCGGCATGTCGAAGTGAAACAGCGTGATAAACGGCGTAATTCCCTGCGCCAGTAGTTCGTCGATGACGTCGTTGTACCAGGCGACAGCCTGCGGATTCACTTCACCGGTTCCATCCGGGATCAGGCGCGACCAGCTCAGCGAAGTACGAAAACTGTTGTGATTAAGCTGCTTCAACAGCGCGATATCTTGCCGCCAGTGGCGGTAAAACGTCGAGGTTTCCTGCGGCCCAACCTGCTGGTGAAAACGCCACGGTTCGCGAGCAAACCACGTATCCCAGGTAGTGGCGCTTTTACCGCCTTGCTGGCTTTCCCCTTCGGTTTGCAGTGCCGAGCAGGCGCTGCCCCACCAGAAGTTTGCGGGAAAAACGTATTTCATTACCGACTCCTTTTAGTTACTGCGGACGGTTTCCGTCATCGGTGCGCTGGTCTGCGCTTTTTGTTCTTCTGCTTTCATCAGCGAGTGTTCATACGCCCGCAGGAATGGCAGATACATCAGGGCAGACATCACCATACAAATCAGGCACATCACCACCGGGCTAAAGGCCCAGTTCGCCGCCCATGAGGCACCGATTGGCGCGGGTGTTGTCCACGGCGTCAGCGAAACCACCTGTGCCAGCAGGCCCATTTTGGTCGCGGTGTAAGCCAGCACGGCGTTAACCAACGGCACGCAGACAAACGGCACAAACAGCATCGGGTTCATGATGATGGGCGCACCGAAAAGAATCGGTTCGTTGATGTTGAAGAAGCTTGGCACAACGCCCATTTTGCCAATGGTGCGCAGATGTGCGACGCGGCTGCGCAGCAGCAGGAACGCCAACGGTAAGGTCGAACCCACGCCGCCAATCAGCAGATAGTGATCCCAGAAGCCTTGCAGATAGACGTGCGGCAGCGCAGCGCCCGCTGCCAGCGCGGCCTGGTTGGCAGAGAGGTTGGCCATCCAGAACGGGTTCATAATGCCGGTGACAATCAGCGAACCGTGAATACCGGCGAACCAGAAGATTTGGCACAGCAGCACGGAGAGCAGAATGGCGGGCAGGGAATCAGAGGCGGAAACCAGCGGCTCCAGCAGGTGCATAATCGCCTGCGGCAGGATCATCCCGGTTTGCGCTTCGATAAACAGGTTCAGCGGGTGCAGCGTACCAATGATCACCACCACCGGAATCAAAATCTCAAACGAACGCGCCACGCCGGTTGGAACCTCTTTCGGCAGGCGGATGGTGATGTTGTGCTGTTTGAGCCAGGCGTAAACGCGCGACGAGTAGATGGCGGTCAGCAAGGCGGTAAAAATGCCCTGGCCGGAGAGATACTGGGTGGAGATTTTGCCGTCCGCATACGGCGCGGCAACCAGCAGAAACGCCATAAACGCCAGCAGGCCGGTCATCACCGGGTCGAGGTTAAACTGGCGACCGAGGCTGGCGCCAACCCCAACGGAGATAAAAAACGTCATCACCCCCATGCTGAGGTTAAACGGCAGCATCAGTTGCGCGCGGTATTCGGTAGAGAAATCGAGCCAGGCGCGGGCGAAACCGACGGTGGTGTCGGCGGAAAACGGTGGGAAGATAAACACCAGCATAAAGGAGCCGATGATCATAAACGGCAGCGCAGCGGTAAAACCGTCGCGGATGGCGATAACGTACTTCTGCTGTCCAAGACGACCGGCCAGCGGCGTAATGGATTGCTCAATAATCGTAATCATTGATTGATATAAGGAACTCATAAGAACACCTTTTTAATGCGCCGCTTCAATCAGCGACAAAGCGTAGTCCAGTACCTCATTACCGCGTTGCATGCCGTAATCCATCGGATTGATGGGTTGAACCGGAATGCCGTGTGCGGCGGCCTTTTCTGACAGTGTATTTAACATGTACTTAACCTGCGGTCCGAGAAGCACGACCTGATAACGCGGAAATTGTGTGTCGAATTCCGCGACGCCGTACGCGTCGATCTCCACTGGCAGCTCCCGTTCCTTCGCCGCCTCAAGCATTTTTCTCACCAACAAGCTGGTGGACATCCCGGCAGAGCAGCACAACATAATCCTGAACATCGTTAACCATCCTCGAAGTGTAAAAAGTTATTGCGGGGATGATTGGATATCATATGGAAACCGGTTTCCATTTTTTCTCCACAGAAGTGTGATAGCTATCAACATCTGCTACCCATAAGGCTTTTTTATTGGATTTACATCACGGAATTTTGCGCTTCGTTGATAGCAAAAGAGGTGAAATGGAAAATCGGTTTCCATCAAAAAGGGAAACCGTTATACTGCGAGTGGTTATAGATTGAACCGATTTTGCAGGACGAATTTTCAGGCGCAGGCTACGCGCTGTTCAGGGGAGAAAGATTTCTACAATCAACGATGTATCACGTTTAGCTGGGGTCTCCAAAGCCACAGTCTCACGGGTGTTGAGTGGTTCGCGCGGCGTTAAGGAAGCCAGTCGCCTCGCGGTACTGAAAGCGGTCGAAGAGCTGAATTATCGGCCCAATGTTATCGCCCAGTCATTGCTCAGCCAGTCGACAGGCTGCATCGGGGTGATTTGCGCCCAGGAGAATATTAACCAGACCACCGGTTACCTGTATGCGCTGGAAAAACATCTCAGCCAGAATCAGAAACATTTGCTGTTGCGATTCGCCAATACCAAAGCCGGGGTGATGAGCGCGCTGGATGAACTGACCTGCGGGCTGTGCGACGATGTATTGATTATCGGCGCGCGTTTCCCTCTGAAAATTGAAGATGAAA
Above is a genomic segment from Kosakonia radicincitans DSM 16656 containing:
- the ilvB gene encoding acetolactate synthase large subunit → MASSGSTSQPTRYTGAQLIVHLLERQGITTVTGIPGGTVLPLYDALSQSKQIRHVLARHEQGAGFIAQGMARTQGKPAVCLACSGPGATNLVTAIADARLDSIPLVCITGQVPASMIGTDAFQEVDTYGISIPITKHNYLVRDIAELPQVICDAFRIAQSGRPGPVWIDIPKDVQTAEITLSELPEPGYKTPAPAWNAQAVREAAEMINAAQRPVLYLGGGVINAPQQIRHLAEKANLPTTMTLMALGMLPKQHPLSLGMLGMHGARSTNFILQEADLLVVLGARFDDRAIGKTEQFCPNAKIIHVDIDRAELGKVKQAHVAIQGDVGEVLDALIPHVEAHSRHAWRNTVEQLQREFPGAIPQGGDPLSHYGLINAVAACVDDNAIITTDVGQHQMWTAQAYPLNRPRQWLTSGGLGTMGFGLPAAIGAALANPDRKVICFSGDGSLMMNIQEMATAAENNLDVKIVLMNNEALGLVHQQQSLFYKSGVFAATYPGMVNFMQIAAGFGLQTCDLNAAADPQAALQEIIARPGPALIHVRIDPQEKVYPMVPPGAANTEMVGE
- a CDS encoding EamA family transporter — encoded protein: MGSTKKGMLYVLAAAVLWGSSGVCAQYIMEKSHIPSPWLTMTRLLFTGIILLTLSFVHGDKIFAILKNRKDAISLLIFSLFGALTVQLTFLLTIEKSNAATATVLQFLSPTIIVTWLALVRKARPTTPVVTAIFTSLMGTFLLVTHGNLTSLSISPQALLWGIVSAFSAAFYTTYPSALIARYGTLPIVGWSMLLAGLMLAPFFGGQAESVAVDGHLLMAFFYLVVIGTALTFSLYLKGAQMIGGSKASILSCAEPLSSALLSVVLLGVAFSLPDWLGTLLIVSSVLLISWDSRRKMRLASASA
- a CDS encoding glycoside hydrolase family 1 protein — its product is MKYVFPANFWWGSACSALQTEGESQQGGKSATTWDTWFAREPWRFHQQVGPQETSTFYRHWRQDIALLKQLNHNSFRTSLSWSRLIPDGTGEVNPQAVAWYNDVIDELLAQGITPFITLFHFDMPMVMQEKGGWESREVVEAFSRYAQICFELFGDRVQHWFTFNEPIVPVEGGYLYDFHYPNVVDFKRAATVAYHTVLAHASAVRAFRAGHHSGDIGIVLNLTPSYPRSQHPADVKAAHHADLLFNRSFLDPVLRGEYPADLVALLKEYDQLPACQPEDISLIAEGKIDLLGINYYQPRRVKCRDSAVNPDAPFMPEWLFDYYEMPGRKMNPYRGWEIYEPGIYDILTNLRLNYGNPRCFISENGMGVENEERFIENGQINDSYRITFVRDHLKWLHKGISEGCNCLGYHMWTFIDNWSWCNAYKNRYGFVQLDLATQQRTIKKSGEWFAATAALNGFTQE
- the ilvN gene encoding acetolactate synthase small subunit, coding for MQTTDNVILELTVRNHPGVMTHVCGLFARRAFNVEGILCLPLQNGEQSRIWLQVANDQRLEQMISQIDKLEDVVQIIRHQSDPGVFNKLGLFFE
- a CDS encoding PTS lactose/cellobiose transporter subunit IIA, with the protein product MVALEEAVMEIIVNAGQSRSLCFEALRSAREGNIEEARSLLREADGYSRQAHKMQTQLIEQDAGEGRQPMTLIMVHAQDHLMTSLLARELSEEIIQLHSLYRQ
- a CDS encoding PTS sugar transporter subunit IIB, which codes for MFRIMLCCSAGMSTSLLVRKMLEAAKERELPVEIDAYGVAEFDTQFPRYQVVLLGPQVKYMLNTLSEKAAAHGIPVQPINPMDYGMQRGNEVLDYALSLIEAAH
- the nepI gene encoding purine ribonucleoside efflux pump NepI gives rise to the protein MSEQTVAQPDAVTRPNWSAVFAVAFCVACLITVEFLPVSLLTPMALDLGVSEGVAGQTVTVTAFVAMFASLFITTVIRAADRRYVVIAFAVLLTLSCLLVSFATNFTLLLAGRACLGLALGGFWAMSASLTIRLVPMRTVPKALSVIFGAVSIALVIAAPLGSFLGGIIGWRNVFNGAALMGAICILWVWRALPSLPGKTEHHENMFGLLKRPGVLAGMIAIFMVFAGQFSFFTYIRPVYMNLAGFSVDGLTLVLLSFGIASFVGTSFSSVVMKRSVKMALALAPLTLAVSALVLILWGSDKVVAAGIAIVWGLGFALVPVGWSTWITRTLADQAEKAGSIQVAVIQLANTCGAAIGGFALDHYGLLSPLVLSGSLMLLTALLVAAKVRVKA
- a CDS encoding DUF1198 domain-containing protein — translated: MIWLMLATLVVVFVIGFRVLTSDSRRAIRRLTDRLNIQPVPVESMMDQMGKTAGNEYLSYLARPDEAHLQNAAQVLLIWQVSIVDSSEQNLQYWHRLMQKARLAAPITDAQVRLALGFLRELEPDTIELNNFQLRYNAQFIPQEGVHWLH
- a CDS encoding carbohydrate porin; translation: MRINKILPVALAVTATLCSGSAFAQEFTQEQIDAIVAKAVDKALAERQAKMDAAINKKADVIVEPQTTAQEPDKAIPYGVKFSGYARYGAHFQSGDQKYVGVDGSYNGASAIGRLGNEGNGGEFQLSKAFRGDNGAIWDVNVMFDHWGDEVNLKKAYAGVTNLLASNPNAYFWAGRDFHQRPQQGINDYFWMNHDGQGAGVKNFDIGGVQFDVAAVAAVESCSPEVLEDEANPSRITCTGSSNVGDKGNYAVTSKIHGMKVGPLDLEIYANYGFDSKAIESEDRLRAWQGGVVLSHTYDHGVNKVIARYSDNADNSVFNKTDDLTAIYASFEGNYKFSQQTQVEYLLAFHDYDNSANKADNRRNYGAIIRPMHWWNDVHSTWLEAGYQRVDYDNGGDNHGWKLTLSQNISIAMGPEFRPMLRFYVTGGEVDNKRTARVNGTDDSTLDSFNVGAMWEAWF
- a CDS encoding PTS cellobiose transporter subunit IIC gives rise to the protein MSSLYQSMITIIEQSITPLAGRLGQQKYVIAIRDGFTAALPFMIIGSFMLVFIFPPFSADTTVGFARAWLDFSTEYRAQLMLPFNLSMGVMTFFISVGVGASLGRQFNLDPVMTGLLAFMAFLLVAAPYADGKISTQYLSGQGIFTALLTAIYSSRVYAWLKQHNITIRLPKEVPTGVARSFEILIPVVVIIGTLHPLNLFIEAQTGMILPQAIMHLLEPLVSASDSLPAILLSVLLCQIFWFAGIHGSLIVTGIMNPFWMANLSANQAALAAGAALPHVYLQGFWDHYLLIGGVGSTLPLAFLLLRSRVAHLRTIGKMGVVPSFFNINEPILFGAPIIMNPMLFVPFVCVPLVNAVLAYTATKMGLLAQVVSLTPWTTPAPIGASWAANWAFSPVVMCLICMVMSALMYLPFLRAYEHSLMKAEEQKAQTSAPMTETVRSN